The proteins below come from a single Xenopus tropicalis strain Nigerian chromosome 9, UCB_Xtro_10.0, whole genome shotgun sequence genomic window:
- the stx1b gene encoding syntaxin-1B, with product MRDRTQELRSAKDSDDDEEIVHVDRDHFMDEFFEQVEEIRGCIEKLSEDVEQVKKQHSAILAAPNPDEKTKQELEDLTADIKKTANKVRSKLKAIEQSIEQEEGLNRSSADLRIRKTQHSTLSRKFVEVMTEYNATQSKYRDRCKDRIQRQLEITGRTTTNEELEDMLESGKLAIFTDDIKMDSQMTKQALNEIETRHNEIIKLENSIRELHDMFVDMAMLVESQGEMIDRIEYNVEHSVDYVERAVSDTKKAVKYQSKARRKKIMIIICCVVLGVVLASSIGGTLGL from the exons GCTAAAGATAGCGACGATGACGAGGAGATTGTGCACGTGGATCGGGACCATTTTATGGATGAATTCTTTGAGCAG GTGGAGGAGATCCGGGGCTGCATTGAGAAGCTGTCAGAAGATGTGGAGCAGGTGAAGAAGCAGCACAGTGCTATCCTAGCTGCACCCAACCCTGATGAGA AAACAAAGCAGGAGCTGGAGGATCTCACCGCTGACATCAAGAAAACGGCCAACAAAGTTCGTTCCAAGTTGAAAG CAATTGAACAAAGCATTGAGCAGGAGGAGGGATTGAATCGTTCTTCAGCTGACCTACGTATCCGAAAAACCCAG CATTCTACTCTGTCCCGCAAGTTTGTGGAGGTGATGACAGAATACAATGCAACGCAGTCCAAGTACAGGGATCGCTGCAAGGACCGTATCCAGAGACAGCTGGAGATCA CTGGCAGAACAACAACCAATGAAGAACTTGAGGACATGTTGGAGAGTGGAAAGCTGGCAATATTCACAGATGAT ATCAAGATGGACTCCCAGATGACCAAACAAGCTCTAAATGAGATTGAGACAAGACACAATGAGATCATCAAGCTGGAGAACAGTATCCGGGAGCTGCACGACATGTTTGTAGATATGGCCATGCTGGTGGAAAGTCAG GGGGAGATGATTGACCGAATTGAGTACAACGTGGAACACTCTGTGGATTATGTGGAAAGAGCAGTGTCTGATACTAAGAAAGCTGTTAAATATCAGAGCAAAGCGCGAAGG AAGAAGATTATGATCATAATCTGTTGTGTAGTACTCGGTGTAGTCTTGGCTTCCTCTATTGGAGGGACCCTGGGACTCTGA